One genomic segment of Natrialbaceae archaeon AArc-T1-2 includes these proteins:
- a CDS encoding succinate dehydrogenase, translating to MAERYSSFVPGGTGWLLQRVTAAFLVVVLAFHFFQLHFVNHAAEVTFAGTQARMDNLGYFLTMVLFLIAGAFHGINGVYNALVNQGLSGTPKKVVLAVLTLAGIALVVQGTWVALVMAGMI from the coding sequence ATGGCTGAACGCTACTCCTCGTTCGTGCCCGGCGGTACCGGCTGGTTGCTCCAGCGCGTCACAGCGGCGTTTCTCGTCGTCGTGCTCGCGTTTCACTTCTTCCAGCTACACTTCGTCAACCACGCGGCGGAGGTCACGTTCGCCGGCACGCAGGCCCGCATGGATAACCTCGGCTACTTCCTGACGATGGTGTTGTTCCTGATCGCTGGCGCGTTCCACGGGATAAACGGCGTCTACAACGCCCTCGTCAACCAGGGCCTGTCTGGAACCCCAAAGAAAGTCGTACTCGCAGTCCTTACTCTCGCAGGCATCGCGCTCGTCGTTCAAGGAACCTGGGTTGCACTCGTCATGGCGGGGATGATCTAA
- a CDS encoding succinylglutamate desuccinylase/aspartoacylase family protein has product MSDPSSSSTEPPDESDVFTYNGGRVDPGESANIRYGISETYLGDPVRIPVTVVNGERPGPTVFLSAAAHGDELNGIEVVREVAHDWDHSILHGTLVCLPVMNVPGFLAQERYLPIYDRDLNRSFPGREGSTSARRMAHRIFTNFIEPCDFGLDFHTSTRGRTNMLHVRANMDDSAVARVANAFSSNVIIGGEGPSGTLRREATDAGIPTITIEMGKAHRFQRALIDRALTGVASVLAEFGLHRDSAVYWPGWRTVIDDADEKTWLRADAGGIVDMKRGRGELVREGEVICAITNPFKEDDDIVTVEAPFTGLIVGVLENPVVYPGNPLCHLVGLEDDTLHALERELRDDEPGSRSLSRRTGA; this is encoded by the coding sequence ATGAGCGACCCCTCCAGTTCCAGCACGGAGCCACCCGACGAGAGCGACGTCTTCACGTACAACGGCGGGCGAGTCGATCCGGGCGAGTCGGCGAACATCCGCTACGGCATCAGCGAGACGTACCTCGGCGATCCGGTTCGGATCCCGGTGACCGTCGTCAACGGCGAGCGTCCGGGACCGACGGTCTTTCTCTCCGCGGCGGCCCACGGCGACGAGCTAAACGGCATCGAGGTCGTCCGCGAGGTCGCTCACGACTGGGACCACTCGATCCTGCACGGAACCCTCGTCTGTCTTCCCGTCATGAACGTCCCCGGCTTTCTGGCCCAGGAGCGATACCTGCCGATATACGACCGGGACCTCAACCGCTCGTTTCCCGGCCGGGAGGGATCGACGAGCGCGCGTCGGATGGCCCACCGGATCTTCACGAACTTCATCGAACCCTGTGACTTCGGGCTCGACTTTCATACCTCCACACGTGGTCGAACGAACATGCTTCACGTCCGGGCGAACATGGACGACTCAGCGGTTGCTCGCGTCGCCAACGCGTTCAGTTCGAACGTCATCATCGGCGGCGAGGGCCCGTCGGGAACGCTCCGGCGCGAAGCGACCGACGCCGGAATTCCGACGATCACGATCGAGATGGGAAAGGCCCACCGCTTCCAGCGCGCGCTCATCGACCGCGCGCTCACCGGCGTCGCGAGCGTCCTCGCCGAGTTTGGCCTCCACCGCGATTCCGCGGTGTACTGGCCCGGCTGGCGGACCGTCATCGACGACGCGGACGAGAAGACGTGGCTGCGCGCGGACGCGGGGGGTATCGTCGACATGAAACGCGGCCGCGGCGAACTCGTCCGCGAGGGCGAGGTCATCTGTGCCATCACGAACCCGTTCAAGGAAGACGACGACATCGTCACCGTCGAGGCGCCGTTTACGGGGCTGATCGTCGGCGTCCTCGAGAACCCCGTCGTCTACCCCGGCAATCCGCTCTGTCACCTCGTCGGCCTCGAGGACGACACCTTACACGCACTCGAGCGCGAACTTCGGGACGACGAACCGGGCTCGAGATCGTTGAGCCGCCGAACTGGAGCGTAA
- a CDS encoding IS630 family transposase (programmed frameshift), which produces MDHLDDISVEELHDALDNVEGRKPTQRLLAAIAYKNGVTQTELAEWHNTGRRTIYSWLKRLDTDESLEQAVTDAHRSGRKRKLSEKEQQEFEETVHRSPEEVGFDAPAWTPALVQQHLAETYDVEYSIPSCRRLLKEAGLSFQKPRRTAAESDAEDQETFREELKKKRREMDATVVCIDQTKKSVQVEPRAAWFPRGTRPSVELSGQRDWTCLLGAITEDGDRFFSRFEEYVTADHAKHFILALCQEFEDDLIIVLDGAPYFRASAVTDLAARDDLAFVTLPAYSPELNPVEECWRQLQAALSNRFFDSLNELTTAIDTAIDQLSLPEVSNYF; this is translated from the exons ATGGATCATCTCGACGATATCTCCGTCGAAGAACTTCACGACGCACTCGACAACGTCGAGGGAAGGAAGCCGACACAACGGCTGTTAGCGGCAATTGCGTACAAAAACGGCGTTACGCAGACCGAACTAGCCGAGTGGCATAACACCGGCCGGCGAACAATCTATAGTTGGCTCAAGCGACTCGACACTGACGAGTCGCTTGAGCAGGCCGTTACTGATGCTCATCGGTCTGGAAGAAAGCGAAAACTCTCAGAAAAAGAGCAACAAGAGTTCGAAGAAACAGTCCACAGGTCTCCTGAAGAAGTTGGCTTTGACGCGCCGGCGTGGACGCCGGCGCTTGTCCAGCAGCATCTCGCCGAGACCTACGATGTCGAGTACTCAATCCCAAGCTGCCGGCGGTTGCTCAAAGAAGCGGGATTGAGCTTCCAAAAACCACGCCGTACAGCCGCCGAATCAGATGCTGAGGACCAAGAAACGTTCCGCGAGGAACTCA AAAAAAAGCGGCGGGAAATGGACGCCACAGTAGTCTGTATCGATCAAACCAAGAAATCCGTCCAAGTTGAGCCGCGTGCCGCGTGGTTTCCTCGCGGCACGCGACCGTCTGTTGAATTGTCCGGACAACGCGACTGGACGTGTCTCTTAGGCGCGATCACCGAGGACGGTGATCGCTTTTTCTCTCGATTTGAAGAGTACGTTACCGCCGATCACGCAAAACATTTCATTCTTGCGTTATGCCAAGAGTTCGAAGATGACTTGATTATTGTGTTGGATGGAGCGCCATATTTTCGGGCGTCGGCCGTCACGGACCTGGCGGCCCGTGACGACCTCGCCTTCGTGACGTTGCCAGCGTATTCACCTGAGCTAAATCCGGTCGAAGAGTGCTGGAGACAACTCCAAGCAGCACTCAGCAATCGCTTCTTTGACTCACTCAACGAGCTCACAACAGCGATTGATACCGCTATTGATCAACTCTCGCTTCCAGAAGTGAGCAATTACTTCTAA
- a CDS encoding XapX domain-containing protein: MSTQLTVLALLTGLLTGALFRFLQIPIPAPPELPGVMGIVGIYLGYKVVDYLDVGVDLLEALGL; this comes from the coding sequence ATGTCCACACAGCTTACCGTTCTCGCGCTCCTCACCGGACTGCTCACCGGTGCCCTGTTCAGGTTCCTCCAGATCCCGATCCCGGCGCCGCCGGAGCTGCCGGGAGTCATGGGGATCGTCGGCATCTACCTGGGGTACAAAGTCGTCGACTACCTCGACGTGGGCGTCGACCTGCTCGAGGCGCTCGGTCTCTAG
- a CDS encoding succinate dehydrogenase/fumarate reductase iron-sulfur subunit encodes MSTQQQEPETQEAPTDQEMKGERSPQQERLKRKQEDKAEREKTADADELEGDTVHLKVFRYDPEVAEKQEPRFDDFHVPFEKGMTVLDAVMYARDTYDSSLTFRHSCRQAVCGSDAFFINGKQRLACKTQISDLAQPVRVEPLPHQEVVKDLVVDMDHFYDQMHAVEPYFQSEDFPADEEQRQSRENREKIKMSSRCIWCGACMSSCNIAAGDNQYLGPAAINKAYKFAMDDREEEELKEHRLRILEQEHGVWRCQTQFSCTEVCPKDIPLTEHIQELKREAVKKNLKFW; translated from the coding sequence ATGAGTACACAACAACAAGAGCCCGAAACGCAAGAGGCACCGACAGACCAGGAGATGAAAGGAGAGCGCTCTCCCCAGCAAGAACGGCTCAAGCGAAAGCAAGAAGACAAGGCCGAACGAGAGAAGACGGCCGACGCGGACGAACTCGAGGGCGACACCGTCCACCTGAAGGTCTTCCGGTACGACCCCGAGGTCGCAGAGAAACAGGAACCGCGTTTCGACGACTTTCACGTTCCGTTCGAGAAGGGGATGACGGTGCTCGACGCCGTCATGTACGCGCGGGACACCTACGATTCCTCGCTCACCTTCCGACACTCCTGTCGGCAGGCCGTCTGTGGCTCTGACGCCTTCTTCATCAACGGCAAGCAGCGACTGGCGTGTAAGACCCAGATCAGCGACTTAGCACAGCCGGTCCGGGTCGAGCCGCTGCCCCACCAAGAGGTCGTCAAAGACCTCGTCGTGGACATGGACCACTTCTACGACCAGATGCACGCCGTCGAGCCGTACTTCCAGTCCGAGGACTTCCCGGCAGACGAAGAACAACGCCAGAGTCGGGAGAACCGCGAGAAGATCAAGATGTCCTCGCGGTGTATCTGGTGTGGTGCGTGTATGTCCTCGTGTAACATCGCCGCGGGCGACAACCAGTATCTGGGTCCGGCGGCGATCAACAAGGCCTACAAGTTCGCGATGGACGATCGCGAAGAGGAGGAACTCAAAGAGCACCGACTCCGCATCTTAGAGCAGGAACACGGCGTCTGGCGCTGTCAGACTCAGTTCTCCTGTACCGAGGTGTGCCCGAAAGACATCCCGCTCACCGAGCACATCCAGGAGCTCAAGCGTGAAGCGGTCAAGAAGAACCTGAAATTCTGGTAA
- the yqeC gene encoding selenium cofactor biosynthesis protein YqeC — protein MNVVDALDASAGTLCVVGAGGKKTTLYALAGRLERAVLTATVRIPIFDPHVSSVRVTTEPATTLENLEAGSFPLGLVPEREGEDRYRGYDTGTIDDITAAHDGPVLVKADGARTREFKAPNDREPQLPTTTDVVIPIASAHAVGQPLSAAVVHRPERVAAITDLEVGDPITPTAVGTVLASERGGLKRVPADATAIPLINKVDDGDDEAVAREIAAAVHDRTDVPRVVVARMADAEVVGVV, from the coding sequence ATGAACGTCGTCGACGCGTTAGACGCCTCGGCCGGAACGCTCTGTGTCGTCGGCGCGGGCGGGAAGAAGACGACTCTCTACGCGCTCGCAGGTCGCCTCGAGCGGGCCGTGCTCACGGCGACGGTCCGGATCCCGATATTCGATCCCCACGTCTCGTCCGTCCGGGTGACGACGGAGCCGGCGACGACGCTCGAGAACCTCGAGGCGGGATCGTTCCCGCTCGGACTCGTTCCAGAACGAGAGGGCGAGGACCGCTATCGCGGCTACGACACCGGGACGATAGACGACATCACGGCCGCACACGACGGCCCCGTGCTCGTGAAAGCCGACGGCGCGCGAACGCGGGAGTTCAAGGCACCGAACGATCGCGAGCCACAGTTGCCGACGACGACGGACGTCGTCATCCCCATCGCGAGCGCTCACGCCGTCGGCCAGCCGCTGTCGGCGGCCGTCGTCCACCGCCCCGAACGTGTCGCCGCGATCACCGACCTCGAGGTCGGCGATCCGATTACGCCGACGGCGGTCGGGACGGTACTGGCGAGCGAGCGGGGCGGATTGAAACGCGTGCCGGCGGACGCGACGGCGATTCCGCTGATCAACAAGGTCGACGACGGCGACGACGAGGCCGTCGCACGCGAGATTGCAGCCGCGGTCCACGACCGGACCGACGTGCCACGGGTCGTGGTGGCCCGGATGGCAGACGCCGAGGTCGTCGGCGTGGTGTAA
- the tatA gene encoding twin-arginine translocase TatA/TatE family subunit: MVAEIAPLFIPGAPGGPELLIILFIAILLFGANKIPKLARSTGEAMGEFQKGREKVETELEEMRETGEYDEVDDEDESDFVDTEPVTSDDEVETETDTETESN, encoded by the coding sequence ATGGTAGCCGAAATCGCACCGCTGTTCATCCCCGGTGCACCCGGGGGTCCGGAACTCCTGATCATCCTCTTCATCGCCATTTTGCTCTTCGGGGCGAACAAGATCCCGAAGCTGGCTCGCTCGACCGGCGAGGCCATGGGCGAATTCCAGAAGGGGCGTGAGAAGGTCGAAACGGAACTCGAAGAAATGCGCGAGACGGGCGAGTACGACGAGGTCGACGACGAAGACGAAAGCGACTTCGTCGACACCGAACCCGTAACGAGTGACGACGAGGTCGAGACCGAGACCGACACCGAGACGGAATCGAACTGA
- a CDS encoding FAD-binding protein: protein MYEHDVIVVGAGGAGLRAAVAAHEAGADVGMVTKLHPVRSHTGAAEGGINAALREGDEWELHAYDTMKGSDYLGDAPAIETLAQDAPEEVMNLEHWGMPFSREEDGRVSQRPFGGLSFPRTTYAGAETGHHLLHTMYEQVVKRGIEVYDEWFVTQLAVTDEPDPNDRDCHGVVAYDVQTGQIEGFKARNGVILATGPLGQAFDHTTNAVSCTGDGQAMAYRAGVPLEDMEFIQFHPTSLPSTGVLISEGVRGEGGILYNNDGERFMFEYGYANNEGELASRDVVARAELTEVNEGRGVDDEYVNLDMRHLGEERILDRLENILHLAEDFEGVDGLVEPMPVKPGQHYAMGGIEVDENGQTCIDGLYAAGECACVSVHGANRLGGNALPELIVFGKRAGYHAAGEDLGEPEIETGYTEGVDEDDTDLPVTPGEAGIDPAAGDVAADGSGQIADADAAIERAVEAERDRVESLLAKDDGVKHSEVRAKLQQAMTDYVNVFRTGEGIEKALEAIRECREMYQDVYVNDPSRTFNTDLQQTIETRNLIDVAETIALGALVRNEFRGAHWRQENQIRDDENWLKHTLISWNGGKPSIWYRPVILEGEEKAYEPKVRSY, encoded by the coding sequence ATGTACGAACACGACGTCATCGTGGTCGGCGCAGGCGGCGCCGGCCTCCGGGCTGCTGTCGCAGCGCACGAAGCGGGAGCGGACGTAGGGATGGTCACGAAACTCCACCCGGTCCGCAGTCACACCGGGGCCGCCGAGGGTGGTATCAACGCCGCACTCCGGGAGGGCGACGAGTGGGAGCTACACGCCTACGACACCATGAAGGGGTCGGACTACCTCGGCGACGCGCCCGCGATCGAGACCCTCGCCCAGGACGCTCCCGAGGAAGTGATGAACCTCGAACACTGGGGAATGCCCTTCTCGCGCGAGGAGGACGGGAGAGTCTCCCAGCGGCCATTCGGCGGCCTCTCGTTCCCGCGGACTACCTACGCGGGTGCCGAGACCGGTCACCACCTGCTGCACACGATGTACGAGCAGGTCGTCAAACGCGGCATCGAGGTCTACGACGAGTGGTTCGTGACCCAACTCGCCGTCACCGACGAACCCGACCCGAACGACCGGGACTGTCACGGCGTCGTCGCCTACGACGTCCAGACCGGCCAGATCGAGGGCTTCAAGGCTCGCAACGGCGTCATCCTGGCGACCGGCCCTCTCGGACAGGCGTTCGATCACACCACAAACGCCGTCTCCTGTACCGGCGACGGGCAGGCGATGGCCTACCGGGCAGGCGTTCCGCTCGAGGACATGGAGTTCATCCAGTTCCACCCGACCTCGCTGCCCTCCACCGGTGTGCTGATCTCCGAGGGCGTCCGTGGCGAAGGTGGCATCCTCTACAACAACGACGGCGAGCGGTTCATGTTCGAGTACGGCTACGCGAACAACGAGGGTGAACTCGCCTCTCGTGACGTCGTCGCCCGTGCCGAACTCACCGAGGTCAACGAGGGACGCGGCGTCGACGACGAGTACGTCAACCTCGACATGCGCCACTTAGGCGAAGAACGTATCCTCGATCGGTTGGAGAACATCCTCCACCTCGCGGAGGACTTCGAGGGCGTCGACGGGCTCGTCGAGCCGATGCCGGTCAAGCCCGGCCAACACTACGCGATGGGCGGCATCGAGGTCGACGAGAACGGTCAGACCTGTATCGACGGCCTCTACGCCGCCGGTGAGTGCGCCTGCGTCTCCGTCCACGGCGCGAACCGGCTGGGCGGCAACGCGTTGCCCGAACTGATCGTCTTCGGCAAGCGCGCCGGCTACCACGCCGCCGGCGAGGACTTAGGCGAGCCCGAGATCGAGACGGGCTACACCGAGGGCGTCGACGAAGACGACACCGACCTCCCCGTCACACCCGGTGAAGCCGGCATCGACCCCGCAGCCGGCGACGTCGCCGCCGACGGCTCCGGACAGATCGCCGACGCCGACGCCGCCATCGAACGCGCCGTCGAAGCCGAACGCGACCGCGTCGAGTCCCTGCTCGCGAAAGACGACGGCGTCAAACACTCCGAAGTCCGAGCGAAGCTGCAGCAGGCGATGACCGACTACGTGAACGTCTTCCGGACGGGCGAGGGCATCGAGAAGGCCCTCGAAGCCATCCGTGAGTGTCGCGAGATGTACCAGGACGTCTACGTCAACGATCCGTCCCGGACGTTCAACACCGACCTCCAGCAGACGATCGAGACGCGCAACCTGATCGACGTCGCCGAGACAATCGCACTCGGCGCGCTGGTTCGCAACGAGTTCCGGGGCGCACACTGGCGACAGGAAAACCAGATCCGCGACGACGAGAACTGGCTCAAACACACCCTGATCTCCTGGAACGGCGGCAAGCCGTCGATCTGGTACCGCCCCGTCATCCTCGAGGGCGAAGAGAAGGCCTACGAGCCCAAAGTGCGCAGCTACTGA
- a CDS encoding helix-turn-helix domain-containing protein yields MATRQDTTVSVPDAIASPQAKLVYLYLAVRGEATADEICADLGLKKGTMLSIARSLRSRGYVERRDGYTVVDGASSL; encoded by the coding sequence ATGGCAACACGACAGGATACGACAGTATCGGTGCCGGATGCGATCGCGTCACCGCAGGCAAAGCTCGTGTACCTGTATCTCGCCGTTCGTGGCGAAGCGACCGCCGACGAGATCTGTGCCGACCTCGGGCTCAAGAAGGGGACAATGCTCTCGATTGCCAGGTCACTCCGAAGTCGTGGCTACGTCGAACGGCGGGACGGGTACACCGTCGTCGATGGGGCGTCGTCGTTATAA
- a CDS encoding competence/damage-inducible protein A, with protein MEVAIVTVGDELLAGRTTNTNATWLCERLTENGVHVERVTSLPDRVGDIARVVNEYRAAYDAVIVTGGLGPTHDDVTMDAVAAALDRPLEEHEEALAWLTDEGGYTRQDLADGTAHLPEGARALHNEAGVAPGAAVENVYVLPGVPTEMKAMFETIASEFNGTRRYREVIRADEPESALLDRIEKLRETFDVTVGSYPGDVVRVSIESTDESTVEAAAAWLRERVERP; from the coding sequence ATGGAAGTTGCGATCGTGACGGTCGGTGACGAACTGCTCGCCGGTCGAACGACGAACACGAACGCCACGTGGCTCTGTGAACGGCTGACCGAAAACGGCGTCCACGTCGAACGCGTCACGTCTCTTCCCGACCGAGTCGGGGACATCGCCCGCGTCGTCAACGAGTATCGAGCGGCGTACGACGCCGTCATCGTCACCGGCGGGCTCGGTCCCACCCACGACGACGTCACGATGGACGCCGTCGCCGCGGCGCTCGACCGTCCGCTCGAGGAACACGAGGAAGCACTCGCGTGGCTCACGGACGAGGGCGGGTACACGCGTCAGGACCTCGCTGACGGGACGGCACACCTCCCGGAGGGTGCGCGCGCGCTCCACAACGAGGCCGGCGTCGCGCCCGGTGCCGCCGTCGAGAACGTCTACGTCCTTCCCGGCGTGCCCACGGAGATGAAGGCGATGTTCGAGACGATCGCATCCGAGTTCAACGGCACGAGGCGATACCGTGAGGTCATCAGAGCCGACGAGCCGGAGAGTGCGCTGTTGGATCGGATCGAGAAACTCCGCGAGACGTTCGACGTCACCGTCGGCAGCTACCCTGGCGACGTGGTTCGGGTCTCGATCGAGAGCACGGACGAGTCGACCGTCGAGGCGGCCGCGGCGTGGCTTCGCGAGCGCGTCGAGAGGCCGTAG
- the sdhC gene encoding succinate dehydrogenase, cytochrome b556 subunit has translation MSQSYNRGLIEDFGRWKEFSAGMWAWIFHKFTGWMLIGYLFTHIAVLSTAIPAAAGETMMLAGEEVNVYTGTIQGLESLFIIRVLEVGLLAVAVFHILNGVRLLMVDLGIGLDSQDRSFYASLILTAIITVASVPTFMHGVGL, from the coding sequence ATGAGCCAGTCTTACAATCGCGGTCTCATCGAGGACTTCGGCCGCTGGAAGGAGTTCTCGGCCGGGATGTGGGCGTGGATTTTCCACAAGTTTACCGGGTGGATGCTCATCGGCTACCTGTTCACCCACATCGCCGTGCTGAGCACTGCCATTCCGGCGGCTGCAGGCGAGACGATGATGCTCGCTGGAGAAGAGGTCAACGTCTACACCGGAACGATTCAGGGTCTCGAGAGCCTCTTTATCATCCGGGTGCTCGAGGTCGGACTGCTCGCGGTCGCAGTCTTTCATATCCTGAACGGGGTTCGCCTGCTGATGGTCGACCTCGGCATCGGTCTCGACTCACAGGACAGAAGCTTCTATGCGTCGTTGATCCTCACGGCCATCATTACGGTCGCGAGCGTGCCGACGTTCATGCACGGGGTGGGCCTGTAA
- a CDS encoding HD domain-containing protein: MGDSETSGARRVYSPDDDHHFPDEKLHEVLEYLDADEEIAAYLEAQNVNAVDRKGYNDHGPKHIEIVRNRALCLYDLLKAGNVDFNGARQQGLAEEDEAVIVALAAVLHDVGHVVHRDQHAYYSIPLAADILGRILPEFYDVADRVRVKGEVLHAILCHHTAETPLTTEAGVIRVADALDMERGRSRIPYEQGGRGINTLSSQAISRVSLHEGESRPVMVEIEMTNAAGVYQVDNLLKAKLKGSGLEDLIRIVAVNTNENRDQLVERIEL; the protein is encoded by the coding sequence ATGGGCGATTCCGAGACGAGCGGTGCGCGCCGTGTCTACTCTCCCGACGACGACCACCATTTCCCCGACGAGAAGCTCCACGAGGTCCTCGAGTACCTCGACGCCGACGAGGAGATCGCAGCCTACCTCGAAGCCCAGAACGTCAACGCGGTCGATCGCAAGGGGTACAACGACCACGGGCCGAAACACATCGAGATCGTCCGCAACCGAGCGCTCTGTCTCTACGACCTGCTCAAAGCCGGCAATGTCGATTTCAACGGCGCTCGCCAGCAGGGCCTCGCCGAGGAAGACGAGGCGGTGATCGTCGCACTCGCTGCAGTGTTACACGACGTCGGCCACGTCGTCCACCGCGACCAACACGCCTACTACTCGATCCCGCTCGCTGCGGATATCCTCGGTCGCATCCTCCCCGAGTTCTACGACGTCGCCGACAGGGTTCGCGTGAAAGGCGAGGTGCTTCACGCGATCCTCTGTCATCACACCGCCGAGACGCCCTTGACGACCGAGGCAGGCGTCATCCGCGTCGCCGACGCCTTGGACATGGAACGCGGTCGGTCGCGGATCCCCTACGAACAGGGTGGTCGCGGCATTAATACACTCTCGAGTCAGGCGATCTCTCGCGTCTCGCTGCACGAAGGCGAGAGCCGACCCGTCATGGTCGAAATCGAGATGACGAACGCCGCGGGCGTCTACCAGGTTGACAACCTGCTGAAGGCCAAGCTCAAGGGGTCGGGGCTCGAGGATCTGATCCGGATCGTCGCGGTCAACACGAACGAGAACCGCGATCAGCTCGTCGAACGGATCGAGTTATAA
- a CDS encoding redoxin domain-containing protein, which produces MPTTGDTAPDFTAPLANGDVEQLTLSNRLAEEGPIVLAFFPGAFTSVCTDEMCTFQDRLASFRNLEATVYGVSVDSPFSLNEFRDQNDLEFGLVSDFEKEIIDDYGVRMDFDGLGVYGVAKRSVFVVDDDGTITYSWVSDDPGVEPDYDEVEEAVADVA; this is translated from the coding sequence ATGCCCACAACCGGAGACACCGCGCCTGACTTCACCGCACCGCTTGCAAACGGCGACGTAGAACAGCTGACACTGTCGAACCGACTCGCAGAAGAGGGTCCGATCGTACTCGCGTTTTTCCCCGGCGCGTTCACGAGCGTCTGTACGGACGAGATGTGTACCTTCCAAGATCGGCTCGCTTCGTTCCGGAACCTCGAGGCGACCGTCTACGGCGTCAGCGTCGACTCGCCGTTCTCGCTCAACGAGTTCCGTGATCAGAACGACCTCGAGTTCGGCCTCGTCAGTGACTTCGAAAAGGAGATCATCGACGACTACGGCGTCCGGATGGACTTCGACGGCCTCGGCGTCTACGGCGTCGCGAAACGATCCGTCTTCGTCGTCGACGACGACGGAACGATCACCTACTCGTGGGTCAGTGACGACCCCGGCGTCGAACCCGACTACGACGAGGTCGAGGAGGCCGTCGCTGACGTCGCCTGA